One genomic segment of Rhizobium gallicum bv. gallicum R602sp includes these proteins:
- a CDS encoding DUF3307 domain-containing protein, with amino-acid sequence MIENIVMLALMLLAAHWLCDYPLQGQFLSDAKQSGPLRVYHLIAHSGIQGAGVAVVTGKI; translated from the coding sequence ATGATCGAAAATATCGTGATGCTGGCCCTTATGCTGCTGGCGGCCCATTGGCTCTGCGATTACCCGCTGCAGGGGCAGTTCCTTTCCGACGCCAAACAATCAGGCCCGCTGCGCGTTTACCACCTGATCGCACATTCCGGCATCCAAGGCGCCGGCGTGGCGGTGGTCACAGGGAAAATCTAG
- a CDS encoding protein-L-isoaspartate O-methyltransferase family protein, with amino-acid sequence MMDFEAARAKMVDNQIRTTDVTSHSVLTAFLTVPREAFVPEKSKALAYIDNDVEISPAAGGVSARFLMEASPLAKLLQLAAISTDDAVLEVGCGTGYTSALLAMLAGSVVALECDEALAAEAKKNLSGYANVSVVTGALEQGNGAGAPYDLIFVNGSVEEVPAALLGQLAEGGRLVTVQGYGNAARAKVFFSENGAVSENVFFNASVKPLPGFAKVREFVF; translated from the coding sequence ATGATGGATTTCGAAGCAGCACGCGCAAAGATGGTCGACAACCAGATCCGTACGACGGACGTCACGTCGCATTCCGTGCTGACGGCCTTCCTGACGGTGCCGCGCGAGGCCTTCGTGCCGGAGAAATCCAAGGCTCTTGCCTATATCGACAACGATGTCGAAATCTCGCCGGCAGCGGGCGGCGTGTCGGCGCGCTTCCTGATGGAAGCTTCGCCGCTGGCAAAGCTGCTGCAACTTGCTGCCATCAGCACGGACGATGCAGTTCTCGAAGTCGGCTGCGGCACGGGCTACACCTCGGCTCTGCTGGCCATGCTTGCCGGTTCGGTGGTTGCGCTTGAATGCGACGAAGCGCTTGCAGCCGAAGCAAAGAAAAACCTCTCCGGCTATGCCAACGTTTCCGTCGTCACCGGCGCGCTGGAGCAGGGCAACGGTGCCGGCGCGCCCTACGATCTGATCTTCGTCAATGGCTCCGTCGAGGAGGTCCCCGCTGCCCTTCTTGGCCAGCTCGCCGAGGGCGGCCGTCTTGTCACCGTTCAGGGCTACGGCAACGCCGCGCGCGCCAAGGTATTCTTCAGCGAAAACGGCGCTGTATCGGAAAACGTGTTCTTCAATGCTTCGGTCAAGCCGTTGCCGGGCTTTGCCAAGGTTCGAGAGTTCGTCTTCTGA
- a CDS encoding PopZ family protein has translation MAQPGVVREPSMEEILASIRQIIESNEPGAGRAISPSLPPVYGADDEESDSNIHLTVDETYADVEFPEPMMMSDPRFVAANSAGSREAEAPAPARAMSLADVAARVRAASERTAPQPQHEAPPVFRQPEPAGSPDQEARHPAEAVSAPFGAPPPAAMPAPAVAQAERVDMPQPAAAEPAQRAAVPPAADAEEKLLPNLAEETQSLISQSAGLQVARSFEELALAIDGAERRSLDEIAEDMLRPMLREWLDDNLPTLVERLVREEIERVARGPRR, from the coding sequence ATGGCTCAGCCAGGCGTAGTGCGTGAACCGTCCATGGAAGAGATTCTGGCGTCGATCCGCCAGATCATCGAGAGCAATGAGCCGGGCGCGGGCAGGGCGATTTCGCCGTCCCTGCCGCCTGTCTACGGTGCCGATGACGAGGAGAGTGACTCCAACATCCATCTGACGGTCGACGAGACTTATGCTGACGTCGAGTTCCCCGAGCCTATGATGATGTCCGATCCGCGTTTCGTTGCGGCGAATTCGGCAGGCAGCCGCGAAGCGGAAGCGCCGGCACCGGCGCGGGCGATGTCGCTTGCCGATGTTGCTGCCCGCGTTCGTGCCGCCTCGGAGCGTACCGCACCGCAACCACAGCACGAAGCGCCGCCGGTCTTTCGTCAACCGGAACCGGCCGGATCCCCCGACCAAGAAGCCCGCCATCCGGCGGAAGCCGTTTCGGCACCTTTTGGTGCTCCGCCGCCGGCCGCAATGCCGGCACCTGCCGTTGCGCAGGCAGAACGCGTTGACATGCCGCAGCCAGCTGCCGCAGAACCGGCGCAGCGGGCTGCCGTCCCGCCGGCCGCCGACGCTGAAGAAAAGCTTTTGCCGAATCTTGCCGAAGAAACCCAGAGCCTGATTTCGCAGAGCGCCGGCCTGCAGGTTGCACGCTCGTTCGAGGAGCTTGCGCTTGCGATTGATGGCGCCGAGCGCCGCTCGCTGGACGAGATTGCCGAGGACATGCTGCGCCCGATGCTGCGCGAGTGGCTGGACGACAACCTGCCGACGCTTGTCGAACGGCTGGTGCGCGAGGAAATCGAACGCGTGGCGCGCGGCCCGCGCCGCTGA